The Chryseobacterium sp. LJ668 genome segment CATCCGATGATCCATGCGAAAATTTCACCAACCGTCCCGTAAGCGTAAGCATATGCAGAACCTTCTACAGGAAGTATCGATGCAAACTCAGCATAACACAAAGCAGCAAATACACAGGCAATTCCTGCAATTACAAAAGAAAGTGCCAATGCAGGACCTGCATTATAGTATGCTCCTGTTCCTGTCAGCACAAAAATTCCTCCTCCGATAATAGCTCCGATTCCGATAGCAGTAAGGCTCCATTTCCCCAGAACGCGTTTCAGCTGGCTCTTTTGGATATCAGCTTCATAGGCGCTCATTGGTTTCTTAATCCAAATTTTAGACATATTTTTTTATTTATTAAAGATTTACGAAAATATAAAAATTTTAACGATATTAACATTTATTAATAAAATTTCATCATTTAATTTACATTAAAAAATATAAAAAACTGATTTACACTTGCTTTATAACATTTCAGGGGCACTTTATTTTTCTTATTTTTGAGGTCATGAATTTATATGATCTCTTTATAAAACCTTATGAAACCTATACAAACCTCCAAATTCTGCTGGAAGCTTCGGGTGCAATTTTCGGAATCTTAAGTGTTTTTTTTTCTATTAAAAAAAATATTTGGGTATATCCTACCGGAATTGTTTCTACACTAATTTACGTTTACATTTTATTTAACATCGGTTTGCTAGGTGACTGCATGATCAATGCATATTATGCAGCAATGAGCATTTACGGATGGGTCTTGTGGTCAAAAAATTCAAAAGATCATATTCATGTAGACGTTTCGTGGGCTACGCTTAAAGAATGGATTTTTGCAAGTGCTCTTTTCCTGTTCAGTATTATTATGGTAACTGTTTTATATTATTATAAGCCGTATATCGATAATCGATTTTCTTTTGAGGGCATTAGTCTAGGTTTATATCATCTCGATTGGGCAAACTGGCTAGATGTGGTCACCACTTCTATTTTTTTGGTTGGGATGTGGCTAATGGCGAAACAGCGCATTGAGAACTGGTTTTTCTGGATCATCGGAGATTTTATTTGTATTCCTATGCTAATTTATAAAGAGCTGGGTATCACTTCGGTTCAATATTTGGTATTTACCATAATGGCGGTCATTGGATACGTCAATTGGAAAAAAAGTTTTAAAGAAAAAAAATCAGCAAAGTCATGAAAAATTTAATAAAAATAGCACTCGGAGCATTCGTTACAATAAGTTTATCTTCTTGTATGTCTTACAATAACGGATATGCAGATACATACGGAGATCCATACTACAACAATGGATATTATTATGCGCCTCAAGGATATTACAATTCCGGAGGATATTACGGTAATGACGGATACTACTACAGAGACAATATGAACTACTATTACGACAATGGTGTACCTTATTATTACGGGAATAACCGAACAAAGGTTTATGTAGAAAGACAAAATACAACGCAGAGACCGGCAAGCGGATTTAGAAATACCCCGACCGACAACGGAAGCACATATACAAATTCAAGAAATAATAACAGTAGCAATACTAATAGAAACAGCAGCGGCTTCAGAAATCAGCGGTCGAATAGTAACAGCGGACAACGTTCACAGCAGCCACAACAACAAAGCACGCCGAGATCAAACAGCAACAGCGGCTTCCGAAACAGCTCTAGTACGAACAATACGCCAAACACACCACCTGCGACTCCTCAAAACAATACCCAGGATAACTCTACAAGATCGGGTGGCGGATTCAGAAGATAATCATTCTAAATTATAGAAACGAACAGCAATTGCTGTTCGTTTTTGCTTTAATTATAGTAATTTTGCAAGTCAGTTTTTTAGACGAATAAAGTATGGAATTTTACAAATATCAGGGAACAGGAAACGACTTTATCATGATCGACAACCGTGATTTAGCCTTTCCGAAAGATAAAAAAATCATTGAAAAATTATGCGACAGACGCTTCGGTATTGGTGCTGACGGCCTTATTTTATTGGAAAATGATGAAAAGTATGATTTTAAAATGGTATACTACAATTCTGATGGCGGAGAAAGTACAATGTGCGGCAACGGCGGAAGATGCTTGGTAGCTTTTGCGTCTTTCTTAGATATTTTTGAAAACAAATGTTCTTTTATCGCAACAGACGGAGAGCATGAAGCTGATATTCATAATGGAATCGTAAAATTAAAAATGATTGATGTTGAAACGATTAGTAAAGACGGTGAAGATTTTGTCTTGAATACCGGTTCGCCACATTATGTAAAATATGTGGAAGATATTGCCGACTTTAATGTTTTTGCCGAAGGAAACAACATCAGAAACTCTAAAAATTACAAAGAAAAAGGCATCAATGTAAATTTCATTGAAAATATTTCTGATGACGAAATATTTGTAAGAACCTATGAACGAGGCGTTGAGGATGAAACTTTCAGTTGCGGAACGGGAGTTACTGCTTCTGCTTTAACTTTCTTACAAAAAAGCAATCTAACCTCCATAAAAGTTAAAACTTTGGGTGGTGATCTCAAAGTGTACGCCGAAAAAGATGGAAATTCTTTCCGTGAAATTTGGCTGGAAGGTCCCGCAAAGCGCGTTTTTAAAGGTAAAATAGATCTTCTTTAAAAAAACACAAAACTTTTAAACTATCAATATCATAATGAAAAAAGCTGTTCTCATTATCATTCTCTTCATTCTTGCTGTAGCAGGATTTTTTGGCTTTAAATTTTATAAAAAATATTACGGAAACAACGTACAGAAAGACGGTTATGTTTTGATTCCGCATGGGGCAGAATTTAAGCAGATTTTAGATTCAATTACGCCTTATATTGATAATAAAGAAGCATTCATTGATGTTGCAAAAGATAAATCGATGGATCAGTACTTCAAACCGGGACGTTATCATTTCGAAAAAGGAGCGAGCAACACTGTTCTTGTGAATATGATTAAAGCAGGAAATCAAACTGCAAATTCTTTTAGAATTGGAGATTTTGGAGACATTTATCAGATGGTTGGGAAAGTTTCAAAGAAAACAGAATTGGATTCTTTAAAATTTATAAATGATTTGAATGAAATTGCGTCAGAAAAAGGATATAACAATGCAGAAGATCTAAAAAAATATTTTTTCATTGACACTTATAATTTTTTCTGGACCGTAACTCCGAATGAGTTTTTTAAAAAATTTGAAGATCAGTACAATGAATTTTGGACTGCCAACAGAAAATCAAAAGAACAGAAATCTGGTTTGACGAGAGAGCAGATTTATTCTCTAGCATCGATCGTTTATAAAGAATCCGGTGGTAAACCTGACGAAATGAAAACCATTGCCGGATTGTATTTAAATCGTTTCAGAACAGGAATGAAACTGCAGTCTGATCCTACCGTAATCTATGCAATGAACAAACAAACCAATTTTAAAGATCCTATTAAAAGGGTCTTGTATAAACATTTGGCTACTCCATCGCCTTACAACACCTATGCTAATGCAGGAATTCCGCCGGGACCTATATGTGTAGTCGATAAAAATTCTGTGGATGCTGTTTTAGATGCAGAAAATAACTCCTATATCTTTATGTGTGCTGATCCTGCAAGAATGGGTTATCACAAATTTACGGCCAGTGCAGAACAGCATGTAATCAATGCAAAAGCATATCAGGACTGGCTGAATTCTAAAAATATCAAATAATAAATATATTTAACTAAAAATTAACAATATAGTAATTAACAAACCGCGATCAAAGGCGACCTATCTATTAAAAATAATAAACAAATCTGAAAATCTGAACACTTCAGCGTTTAATAACATTCATAATATTAAATGTGTTTTTCATGATTTGATCTAAAGAATATTTTATGAATCAAACAGAAATAATCA includes the following:
- the pnuC gene encoding nicotinamide riboside transporter PnuC — translated: MNLYDLFIKPYETYTNLQILLEASGAIFGILSVFFSIKKNIWVYPTGIVSTLIYVYILFNIGLLGDCMINAYYAAMSIYGWVLWSKNSKDHIHVDVSWATLKEWIFASALFLFSIIMVTVLYYYKPYIDNRFSFEGISLGLYHLDWANWLDVVTTSIFLVGMWLMAKQRIENWFFWIIGDFICIPMLIYKELGITSVQYLVFTIMAVIGYVNWKKSFKEKKSAKS
- the dapF gene encoding diaminopimelate epimerase gives rise to the protein MEFYKYQGTGNDFIMIDNRDLAFPKDKKIIEKLCDRRFGIGADGLILLENDEKYDFKMVYYNSDGGESTMCGNGGRCLVAFASFLDIFENKCSFIATDGEHEADIHNGIVKLKMIDVETISKDGEDFVLNTGSPHYVKYVEDIADFNVFAEGNNIRNSKNYKEKGINVNFIENISDDEIFVRTYERGVEDETFSCGTGVTASALTFLQKSNLTSIKVKTLGGDLKVYAEKDGNSFREIWLEGPAKRVFKGKIDLL
- the mltG gene encoding endolytic transglycosylase MltG, which gives rise to MKKAVLIIILFILAVAGFFGFKFYKKYYGNNVQKDGYVLIPHGAEFKQILDSITPYIDNKEAFIDVAKDKSMDQYFKPGRYHFEKGASNTVLVNMIKAGNQTANSFRIGDFGDIYQMVGKVSKKTELDSLKFINDLNEIASEKGYNNAEDLKKYFFIDTYNFFWTVTPNEFFKKFEDQYNEFWTANRKSKEQKSGLTREQIYSLASIVYKESGGKPDEMKTIAGLYLNRFRTGMKLQSDPTVIYAMNKQTNFKDPIKRVLYKHLATPSPYNTYANAGIPPGPICVVDKNSVDAVLDAENNSYIFMCADPARMGYHKFTASAEQHVINAKAYQDWLNSKNIK